The following is a genomic window from Spirochaetota bacterium.
TCAGTCATCAAGAAATATGAGGAAATGCTTCAGGAGAACTGCAAAACCGTACAAATGGACGGTTTGACCTATTATATAAAAAAGAAGCCCGCCTTTAGGTTCTGCAATTGCCGTGGAATAAGCTACCGCTGGATCAGCGAGAAAGACGAGGGCCAGTCCCATGCGATAAACAAGGGCATATCAATGATGGAGGGCGACTTTTTCGCGTGGATCAATTCAGACGACTATTACATGAATAATGACGTATTCGCGAAGGCCGTTGATTTTTTCAAGGCCCATCCAAATACGGGCATGATATACGGCCGCGGTTACTGCGTGGATGAACATAAAAAAATCATGAGGGATTTCCACGATAACTGCACCACCCTCAACTTCAGCCGGAGCATTCTGAAGCATGAATGCTTCATCCTCCAGCCGGCGGTGTTCGTCAGGAGCGCGGTTGTCAGGGACGCCGGGCCCCTTGATGAGAGCTTTCAATGGTGCATGGACTGGGAATACTGGCTCAGGATAGCCAGGAAGCACACCATATCCTATTTCCCCCAATGGGTCGCCTGCTGGCGTCAGTATGAAGGAATAAAATCGAATGATTTTTGCCGGGATACGGTCTATGAACGGGACCGTATCATGCGAAAGTATTCCGGTTTCTTCGAATACGCGGTGAACAGGTGGTACTTTCAGGCGACCATGTTTTCGCTGCAGCATTTAGCCTCGTTGCGGCATGATTCCCCGATTAAAAAAACGGTGATCTGCGGCTTTGAGCTGGCCGCCAATTATACGCTGCGCCTCTTCATGAGGATGTTCGGCGGAAAGAGGGTCAGCTCGACGGTGTCCCGGATAGCCATATTCACGCCCCTGGAGCCGATCAATTCGGACATAGCCAAATACAACACGGGCCTGATCCAGGGTCTCCTGAAGAAAAAGCCGGGTCTTTTCGTGGATGTCTATGTGGACGGCGGCTATAATCCGATCAGGTTCGAATCGCCCGGATTCAGAATAATCAATCATGAAAAGTTTCACCGGAACCATTATATCTACGATACGATATTATTCAAGGTAGGCGACGATTACCGGCACCACAGCTACATGTTCCCCTATGTGCGCAGATACGGCGGGATCGTCGAGCTGGATGACGCGAAGCTCAATCA
Proteins encoded in this region:
- a CDS encoding glycosyltransferase translates to MDTISIITPSFNQGCFLDDAISSVLSQSGEFYIDYIIIDGGSTDTSVSVIKKYEEMLQENCKTVQMDGLTYYIKKKPAFRFCNCRGISYRWISEKDEGQSHAINKGISMMEGDFFAWINSDDYYMNNDVFAKAVDFFKAHPNTGMIYGRGYCVDEHKKIMRDFHDNCTTLNFSRSILKHECFILQPAVFVRSAVVRDAGPLDESFQWCMDWEYWLRIARKHTISYFPQWVACWRQYEGIKSNDFCRDTVYERDRIMRKYSGFFEYAVNRWYFQATMFSLQHLASLRHDSPIKKTVICGFELAANYTLRLFMRMFGGKRVSSTVSRIAIFTPLEPINSDIAKYNTGLIQGLLKKKPGLFVDVYVDGGYNPIRFESPGFRIINHEKFHRNHYIYDTILFKVGDDYRHHSYMFPYVRRYGGIVELDDAKLNQIYIHIIEKIRGYLRKRKLLSCLRLCAAHPELRYYAWHKMLRPLSNRNKEAYLDRYLYRKSFLVKKARSIIVRDQNPVLYYRLPRRKCSIIEKGSEINSLTGPQDNLKIRKRFDIPKNAFVMILGGETASMVKADLIIKALARIRKQVPDLLCILMADHSRQNDALVELIRECRLEKRVRFSGELTNEEKLEYISIADAGIDLGSKKRKGQSGFQVDLEERGKIVFMPGFGNDRSLSGDLSKWMRRKDDVEKVLADRMLWLYNNPGHVYRIGFHGHQNASKAPKLNDAVITGYCEALGL